In the genome of Piliocolobus tephrosceles isolate RC106 chromosome 20, ASM277652v3, whole genome shotgun sequence, one region contains:
- the LOC111546490 gene encoding uncharacterized protein LOC111546490 has translation MSLFFPPPGALLRRVAVSGFPLELALRPHSSFQRLRPVRPAPRWTPPRGPRLPPTRGRGWVPSSRTPPPALGLVRPGRGHRSSGHADASPRAPEPSPRRDFSALASRLNRTTVAGFRPCALEQGAPPSVASCGTASGLRAQERRVLSSGGAQCQRPHPLEGDPFKESPAPTSAAWAFGDGDEGGGPQEEAGDGGSLPC, from the coding sequence ATGTCCCTCTTTTTTCCTCCGCCCGGCGCGCTCCTCCGGCGTGTCGCGGTCTCTGGGTTCCCGCTGGAGTTGGCGCTCCGTCCCCACAGCTCTTTCCAGCGTCTCAGACCTGTGCGCCCCGCCCCGCGCTGGACTCCGCCCCGGGGTCCCCGCCTGCCTCCTACTCGAGGCCGAGGGTGGGTGCCCAGCTCCCGCACTCCACCGCCTGCTCTCGGGCTGGTGCGTCCAGGGCGCGGGCACCGTAGCTCCGGCCACGCTGACGCGAGTCCCCGGGCACCGGAGCCCTCCCCTCGCAGGGATTTCAGCGCCTTGGCATCCCGTCTGAATCGGACCACAGTAGCCGGGTTTCGACCGTGCGCTTTGGAACAGGGAGCACCGCCCTCTGTCGCCAGCTGTGGCACCGCATCCGGGTTGCGCGCGCAGGAGCGGAGAGTCCTGTCCTCCGGAGGTGCCCAGTGCCAGCGTCCGCACCCACTTGAAGGTGACCCTTTCAAGGAAAGCCCGGCTCCGACAAGTGCAGCGTGGGCCTTTGGGGATGGCGATGAAGGAGGAGGCCCCCAGGAAGAAGCTGGGGATGGGGGCAGTTTGCCCTGCTGA
- the PROKR2 gene encoding prokineticin receptor 2, with product MAAQNGNTSFAPNFNPPQDHTSSVSFNFSYGDYDLPMDEDEDMTKTRTFFAAKIVIGIALAGIMLVCGIGNFVFIAALTRYKKLRNLTNLLIANLAISDFLVAIICCPFEMDYYVVRQLSWEHGHVLCASVNYLRTVSLYVSTNALLAIAIDRYLAIVHPLKPRMNYQTASFLIALVWMVSILIAIPSAYFATETVLFIVKSQEKIFCGQIWPVDQQLYYKSYFLFIFGVEFVGPVVTMTLCYARISRELWFKAVPGFQTEQIRKRLRCRRKTVLVLMCILTAYVLCWAPFYGFTIVRDFFPTVFVKEKHYLTAFYVVECIAMSNSMINTVCFVTVKNNTMKYFKKMMLLHWRPSQRGSKSSAELDLRTNGVPATEEVDCIRLK from the exons ATGGCAGCCCAGAATGGAAACACCAGTTTTGCACCCAACTTTAATCCACCCCAAGACCATACCTCCTCCGTCTCCTTTAACTTCAGTTATGGTGATTATGACCTCCCTATGGATGAGGATGAGGACATGACCAAGACCAGGACCTTCTTCGCAGCCAAGATCGTCATTGGCATTGCACTGGCAGGCATCATGCTGGTCTGCGGCATTGGTAACTTTGTCTTTATCGCTGCCCTCACCCGCTATAAGAAGTTGCGCAACCTCACCAATCTGCTCATTGCCAACCTGGCCATCTCTGACTTCCTGGTGGCCATCATCTGCTGCCCCTTTGAGATGGACTATTACGTGGTACGGCAGCTCTCTTGGGAGCATGGCCACGTGCTCTGTGCCTCCGTCAACTACCTGCGCACCGTCTCCCTCTACGTCTCCACCAATGCCTTGCTGGCCATCGCCATTGACAG ATATCTTGCCATCGTTCACCCCCTGAAACCACGGATGAATTATCAAACGGCCTCTTTCCTGATCGCCTTGGTCTGGATGGTGTCCATTCTCATTGCCATCCCATCAGCCTACTTTGCAACAGAAACCGTCCTCTTTATTGTCAAGAGCCAGGAGAAGATCTTCTGTGGCCAGATCTGGCCCGTGGATCAGCAGCTCTACTACAAGTCCTACTTCCTCTTCATCTTTGGCGTTGAGTTTGTGGGCCCCGTGGTCACCATGACCCTGTGCTACGCCAGGATCTCCCGGGAGCTCTGGTTCAAGGCAGTCCCTGGGTTCCAGACGGAGCAGATTCGCAAGCGGCTGCGCTGCCGCAGGAAGACGGTCCTGGTGCTCATGTGCATCCTCACAGCCTATGTGCTGTGCTGGGCACCCTTCTACGGTTTCACCATCGTTCGTGACTTCTTCCCCACCGTGTTCGTGAAGGAAAAGCACTACCTCACCGCCTTCTATGTGGTTGAGTGCATCGCCATGAGCAACAGCATGATCAACACCGTGTGCTTTGTGACGGTCAAGAACAACACCATGAAGTACTTCAAGAAGATGATGCTGCTGCACTGGCGTCCCTCCCAGCGGGGGAGCAAGTCCAGTGCCGAGCTTGACCTCAGAACCAACGGGGTGCCCGCCACAGAAGAGGTGGACTGTATCAGGCTGAAGTGA